The following coding sequences are from one Musa acuminata AAA Group cultivar baxijiao chromosome BXJ2-4, Cavendish_Baxijiao_AAA, whole genome shotgun sequence window:
- the LOC135610680 gene encoding katanin p80 WD40 repeat-containing subunit B1 homolog KTN80.2-like isoform X9 yields the protein MSVLGLRGWYLLENLVYSIWVFVDPWEIEEFVAHASDVNCVAIGKKSSRVFVTGGEDRKVNLWAIGKPTPLLSLSGHMGSVESVAFDSAEVLVLGGSSTGIIKLWDLEEAKIVRTLTGHRSNCTSVEFHPFGEFFASGSLDTDLKIWDIRKKGCIHTYKGHAGGIQKIRFTPDGRWVVTGGADNMVKLWDLTAGKLLHDFKFHNGQIRCIDFHPHEFLLATGSADRTVKFWDLETFELIGSVGPEATGVCSMIFHPDGKTLFCGLEATLKVFSWEPLRCHDVVDMGWSTLGDLSIYEGKLLGCSYYESRVGVWVADISLIAPYALGVVPKASGLVEPTFQVENFSLELKESSGVSNIKPTTEYHDIGIKTKETEGGTCLISDDCRQSISHGTNSCNTSTVAPITLSGVTRNKSSDSCITVPQRFRSRMSSKASTPSSTTSGSVKAIQGSLNPSNKTERSLPSRNTALSSNTTKAISLVTSKKASTVQSSVGTHTRLYMPVIVPRDNLGQDSFRVVTAASEAISRGSRSNKITHKRKSSFASGDSKDQLIENASMDLTDRRSDSDVNSNLFPILAASHEAAEDDVREHTMTRNIAEKFERVLSIEQPVQSQNDNGNESPCSSSETNSVKYVKGVAVQLGKTRTLVERWERRERCGSNMAIKQSEATSERDLTTSEDDLIPETLIQNHDAFINSLKSRLTKLQVQIG from the exons ATGTCTGTGCTTGGTCTTCGTGGTTGGTATTTGTTAGAAAATTTAGTTTATTCCATTTGGGTTTTCGTTGACCCTTGGGAAATAGAGGAATTCGTAGCGCATGCATCTGATGTCAACTGTGTGGCTATTGGGAAGAAATCAAGCAGAGTTTTTGTTACTGGTGGTGAAGATCGCAAAGTAAATCTATGGGCGATTGGTAAACCAACACCACTACTG AGCTTATCTGGTCATATGGGTTCTGTTGAATCTGTGGCCTTTGATTCAGCGGAAGTCTTGGTTCTTGGGGGATCATCTACTGGCATAATTAAACTTTGGGATCTGGAAGAGGCGAAGA TTGTTCGGACTCTTACTGGGCACAGATCCAATTGTACCTCAGTTGAATTCCATCCATTTGGTGAATTCTTTGCATCTGGTTCTTTGGATACTGATCTTAAAATATGGGATATTAGAAAGAAGGGATGCATTCATACTTACAAGGGCCATGCTGGGGGAATTCAAAAAATTAGATTTACACCAGATGGGCGTTGGGTTGTTACAGGAGGAGCAGATAACATGGTGAAG CTGTGGGATTTAACAGCAGGAAAGCTTCTGCATGATTTTAAGTTTCATAATGGACAAATCAGGTGTATAGACTTTCATCCTCATGAATTTTTACTTGCAACAG GCTCAGCTGATCGAACTGTGAAATTCTGGGATCTTGAAACATTTGAACTGATAGGTTCTGTGGGGCCTGAG gcTACTGGGGTGTGCTCGATGATCTTTCACCCTGATGGAAAAACCCTATTTTGTGGGTTGGAAGCAACCTTGAAA GTATTCTCTTGGGAGCCCTTAAGATGTCATGATGTTGTTGATATGGGGTGGTCGACTTTGGGTGATCTCAGTATATATGAAGGGAAACTCTTGGGATGCTCCTACTATGAAAGCCGTGTTGGAGTTTGGGTGGCAGATATATCG CTCATTGCTCCCTATGCTCTTGGTGTGGTGCCAAAAGCAAGTGGCCTTGTAGAGCCTACTTTTCAGGTAGAGAACTTTTCCCTGGAACTGAAAGAGAGCAGTGGTGTATCTAATATAAAACCTACCACTGAGTATCATGATATTGGAATTAAAACCAAGGAGACAGAAGGAGGCACATGCTTGATTT CTGACGACTGTAGACAAAGTATCAGTCATGGAACTAATTCATGTAACACATCAACTGTAGCACCAATTACCCTGAGTGGAGTTACAAGGAACAAAAGCTCTGATAGCTGCATCACTGTACCACAAAGATTTCGTTCCAGGATGTCTTCGAAAGCATCCACCCCTAGTTCTACCACATCTGGTTCTGTAAAAGCTATTCAAGGTTCTCTTAATCCTTCAAACAAAACTGAACGAAGTTTGCCATCAAGGAACACTGCATTGAGTTCAAATACCACAAAAGCAATTAGTTTGGTAacttcaaagaaggcttcgacGGTACAGAGTAGTGTGGGAACACATACACGTCTGTACATGCCTGTTATTGTACCTAGAGACAACCTGGGCCAGGACAGTTTCAGAGTGGTAACAGCTGCTTCTGAAGCAATTTCTCGTGGTTCAAGGTCcaacaaaataactcataaacgtAAATCATCATTTGCTTCTGGTGATAGCAAGGACCAACTGATTGAGAATGCATCTATGGATTTGACTGATAGAAGAAGTGATTCAGATGTTAATTCAAATTTGTTCCCCATTCTCGCTGCAAGTCATGAAGCTGCAGAAGATGATGTCAGAGAACACACTATGACAAGAAACATTgcagaaaagtttgaaagagtatTGTCAATAGAGCAGCCTGTACAATCACAGAATGACAATG GTAATGAGTCGCCATGCTCAAGCAGTGAAACTAACTCAGTGAAATATGTTAAAGGAG TTGCTGTCCAACTTGGAAAGACGCGGACTCTAGTTGaacgctgggaaagaagagaaagatGTGGCAGCAACATGGCAATA AAACAATCAGAGGCGACCTCTGAAAGGGACTTGACAACATCAGAGGATGATTTGATTCCCGAAACACTAATTCAAAACCATGATGCATTCATAAATTCTTTGAAATCTCGCCTGACTAAATTACAG GTGCAAATTGGATGA
- the LOC135610680 gene encoding katanin p80 WD40 repeat-containing subunit B1 homolog KTN80.2-like isoform X7, giving the protein MSVLGLRGWYLLENLVYSIWVFVDPWEIEEFVAHASDVNCVAIGKKSSRVFVTGGEDRKVNLWAIGKPTPLLSLSGHMGSVESVAFDSAEVLVLGGSSTGIIKLWDLEEAKIVRTLTGHRSNCTSVEFHPFGEFFASGSLDTDLKIWDIRKKGCIHTYKGHAGGIQKIRFTPDGRWVVTGGADNMVKLWDLTAGKLLHDFKFHNGQIRCIDFHPHEFLLATGSADRTVKFWDLETFELIGSVGPEATGVCSMIFHPDGKTLFCGLEATLKVFSWEPLRCHDVVDMGWSTLGDLSIYEGKLLGCSYYESRVGVWVADISLIAPYALGVVPKASGLVEPTFQVENFSLELKESSGVSNIKPTTEYHDIGIKTKETEGGTCLISDDCRQSISHGTNSCNTSTVAPITLSGVTRNKSSDSCITVPQRFRSRMSSKASTPSSTTSGSVKAIQGSLNPSNKTERSLPSRNTALSSNTTKAISLVTSKKASTVQSSVGTHTRLYMPVIVPRDNLGQDSFRVVTAASEAISRGSRSNKITHKRKSSFASGDSKDQLIENASMDLTDRRSDSDVNSNLFPILAASHEAAEDDVREHTMTRNIAEKFERVLSIEQPVQSQNDNGNESPCSSSETNSVKYVKGVAVQLGKTRTLVERWERRERCGSNMAIKQSEATSERDLTTSEDDLIPETLIQNHDAFINSLKSRLTKLQMVRHFWEQNGIKGAISSVAKLPDYSVGSG; this is encoded by the exons ATGTCTGTGCTTGGTCTTCGTGGTTGGTATTTGTTAGAAAATTTAGTTTATTCCATTTGGGTTTTCGTTGACCCTTGGGAAATAGAGGAATTCGTAGCGCATGCATCTGATGTCAACTGTGTGGCTATTGGGAAGAAATCAAGCAGAGTTTTTGTTACTGGTGGTGAAGATCGCAAAGTAAATCTATGGGCGATTGGTAAACCAACACCACTACTG AGCTTATCTGGTCATATGGGTTCTGTTGAATCTGTGGCCTTTGATTCAGCGGAAGTCTTGGTTCTTGGGGGATCATCTACTGGCATAATTAAACTTTGGGATCTGGAAGAGGCGAAGA TTGTTCGGACTCTTACTGGGCACAGATCCAATTGTACCTCAGTTGAATTCCATCCATTTGGTGAATTCTTTGCATCTGGTTCTTTGGATACTGATCTTAAAATATGGGATATTAGAAAGAAGGGATGCATTCATACTTACAAGGGCCATGCTGGGGGAATTCAAAAAATTAGATTTACACCAGATGGGCGTTGGGTTGTTACAGGAGGAGCAGATAACATGGTGAAG CTGTGGGATTTAACAGCAGGAAAGCTTCTGCATGATTTTAAGTTTCATAATGGACAAATCAGGTGTATAGACTTTCATCCTCATGAATTTTTACTTGCAACAG GCTCAGCTGATCGAACTGTGAAATTCTGGGATCTTGAAACATTTGAACTGATAGGTTCTGTGGGGCCTGAG gcTACTGGGGTGTGCTCGATGATCTTTCACCCTGATGGAAAAACCCTATTTTGTGGGTTGGAAGCAACCTTGAAA GTATTCTCTTGGGAGCCCTTAAGATGTCATGATGTTGTTGATATGGGGTGGTCGACTTTGGGTGATCTCAGTATATATGAAGGGAAACTCTTGGGATGCTCCTACTATGAAAGCCGTGTTGGAGTTTGGGTGGCAGATATATCG CTCATTGCTCCCTATGCTCTTGGTGTGGTGCCAAAAGCAAGTGGCCTTGTAGAGCCTACTTTTCAGGTAGAGAACTTTTCCCTGGAACTGAAAGAGAGCAGTGGTGTATCTAATATAAAACCTACCACTGAGTATCATGATATTGGAATTAAAACCAAGGAGACAGAAGGAGGCACATGCTTGATTT CTGACGACTGTAGACAAAGTATCAGTCATGGAACTAATTCATGTAACACATCAACTGTAGCACCAATTACCCTGAGTGGAGTTACAAGGAACAAAAGCTCTGATAGCTGCATCACTGTACCACAAAGATTTCGTTCCAGGATGTCTTCGAAAGCATCCACCCCTAGTTCTACCACATCTGGTTCTGTAAAAGCTATTCAAGGTTCTCTTAATCCTTCAAACAAAACTGAACGAAGTTTGCCATCAAGGAACACTGCATTGAGTTCAAATACCACAAAAGCAATTAGTTTGGTAacttcaaagaaggcttcgacGGTACAGAGTAGTGTGGGAACACATACACGTCTGTACATGCCTGTTATTGTACCTAGAGACAACCTGGGCCAGGACAGTTTCAGAGTGGTAACAGCTGCTTCTGAAGCAATTTCTCGTGGTTCAAGGTCcaacaaaataactcataaacgtAAATCATCATTTGCTTCTGGTGATAGCAAGGACCAACTGATTGAGAATGCATCTATGGATTTGACTGATAGAAGAAGTGATTCAGATGTTAATTCAAATTTGTTCCCCATTCTCGCTGCAAGTCATGAAGCTGCAGAAGATGATGTCAGAGAACACACTATGACAAGAAACATTgcagaaaagtttgaaagagtatTGTCAATAGAGCAGCCTGTACAATCACAGAATGACAATG GTAATGAGTCGCCATGCTCAAGCAGTGAAACTAACTCAGTGAAATATGTTAAAGGAG TTGCTGTCCAACTTGGAAAGACGCGGACTCTAGTTGaacgctgggaaagaagagaaagatGTGGCAGCAACATGGCAATA AAACAATCAGAGGCGACCTCTGAAAGGGACTTGACAACATCAGAGGATGATTTGATTCCCGAAACACTAATTCAAAACCATGATGCATTCATAAATTCTTTGAAATCTCGCCTGACTAAATTACAG ATGGTGCGGCATTTTTGGGAACAAAATGGCATTAAAGGCGCAATTAGTTCTGTGGCAAAGTTGCCTGACTATTCTGTAG GTTCAGGTTGA